The proteins below are encoded in one region of Trichocoleus desertorum ATA4-8-CV12:
- a CDS encoding rhodanese-related sulfurtransferase, whose translation MTNQSTNFAFTPISVEELANRLAASEGLQLVDVREPQEVAIASITGFENLPLSEYANWSEQIQTRFDPHTETIVLCHHGMRSAQMCQWLASQGFTNIKNVEGGIEAYSVVVDPSIPRY comes from the coding sequence ATGACGAACCAATCCACCAATTTCGCTTTTACTCCAATCAGTGTTGAGGAACTGGCAAACCGTTTGGCAGCTTCAGAAGGCTTGCAATTAGTGGATGTACGAGAGCCGCAAGAAGTCGCGATCGCCAGCATTACAGGCTTTGAGAACTTGCCCCTGAGTGAGTATGCTAACTGGTCTGAGCAAATCCAAACCCGCTTTGACCCTCACACAGAAACCATCGTGCTCTGTCACCACGGCATGCGGTCAGCCCAAATGTGTCAGTGGCTAGCCAGCCAGGGCTTCACCAATATCAAAAATGTTGAGGGTGGGATCGAAGCTTATTCAGTCGTAGTTGATCCTTCTATTCCTCGTTATTAG
- the hrcA gene encoding heat-inducible transcriptional repressor HrcA: MSVQVNLTERQQRVLWATVRHYIATAEPVGSKALVEEYNLSVSPATIRNAMGYLEKAGLLYQPHTSAGRVPSDSGYRIYVDQLITPSETLAQRVDQLLSDRLNLDSWSFEALLRGAAQILAALSGYVTLITMPQTTMARLRHLQIVQIEPRQVMLIVVTDAYETQSVLMELPQVNAEQDQANRSSDPDLVERELQILSNFLNHHLRGRSLADLPLLDWSDLGREFDQYADTLRASLADLMRRTQSPRATQIVVSGVSEVLRHPEFSELQQVQTIIHLLEEEQDQLWPLIFEYSDSDQPGKRATVRIGAENPLEPIRACTLISATYRRGAVPVGSVGVLGPTRMVYENAIAMVEAAADFLSETLS; this comes from the coding sequence ATGTCTGTACAAGTGAATCTCACCGAGCGACAGCAAAGGGTTCTTTGGGCCACCGTACGCCACTATATTGCAACTGCGGAGCCAGTGGGTTCAAAAGCTTTGGTAGAAGAGTACAACCTGAGTGTGAGCCCAGCCACCATCCGGAATGCGATGGGTTACCTGGAAAAAGCTGGATTGTTGTATCAACCTCATACTTCCGCAGGGCGAGTGCCTTCAGATTCTGGCTACCGCATTTATGTCGATCAATTGATTACTCCGTCTGAAACTCTAGCGCAACGAGTAGATCAACTGCTGAGCGATCGCCTGAATTTGGATAGCTGGAGCTTTGAAGCATTGCTGCGGGGGGCAGCTCAGATCCTGGCAGCTCTTAGCGGCTATGTGACCTTGATTACCATGCCTCAGACGACGATGGCTCGCCTGCGCCATTTACAAATTGTGCAGATTGAGCCGAGGCAAGTGATGCTGATTGTGGTCACAGATGCCTATGAAACTCAATCGGTTTTGATGGAGCTGCCGCAAGTCAATGCTGAGCAAGACCAAGCCAATCGCTCAAGCGATCCTGATCTGGTGGAGCGGGAGTTGCAGATTTTGTCCAACTTCTTAAACCATCACCTGCGGGGGCGATCGCTTGCCGACTTACCGCTCCTAGACTGGAGTGATCTAGGGCGAGAATTTGACCAATACGCCGATACCTTGCGGGCTTCACTGGCTGATTTAATGCGACGAACTCAGTCACCTAGAGCCACTCAAATCGTGGTGAGTGGGGTGTCTGAGGTCTTGCGCCATCCAGAATTTTCTGAATTGCAACAAGTTCAAACCATAATCCACCTGTTGGAAGAAGAGCAAGACCAACTCTGGCCTTTGATTTTTGAATACTCTGACTCTGACCAACCGGGCAAGCGAGCTACAGTCCGGATCGGAGCTGAAAACCCATTAGAGCCTATTCGCGCCTGTACCCTGATTTCTGCAACTTACCGTCGAGGTGCAGTTCCTGTTGGCAGTGTTGGGGTGTTGGGGCCAACACGGATGGTGTATGAAAATGCGATCGCGATGGTGGAAGCCGCCGCTGATTTCCTTTCTGAAACTTTAAGCTGA
- the coaE gene encoding dephospho-CoA kinase (Dephospho-CoA kinase (CoaE) performs the final step in coenzyme A biosynthesis.), with translation MTQSLNTLREQRPPKKREGTQPEVSQTLKPTQRVIGLTGGIGMGKTTVSNYLASTYQLPILDADLYAREAVGPNSTVFSEIVERYGVGILLAHGELDRRRLGKIIFNSPSERLWLEQRIHPYVRDRMESQLQALPAATYPTVVLVVPLLFEARMTDLVTEVWVIRCGSAQQIERLLQRDARTAPEGDRLSLEQVQARIDSQMAIEKKVACADVVLDNASTLDDLLSQVDRAIAQPKANADVGANAPSKQLRENLEC, from the coding sequence ATGACTCAAAGCTTAAATACCCTTCGTGAACAGCGCCCCCCTAAAAAGCGTGAGGGGACACAGCCGGAAGTTTCCCAAACCCTGAAACCTACTCAGCGCGTGATTGGTTTGACGGGGGGAATTGGCATGGGCAAGACGACGGTCTCTAACTATTTAGCTTCTACTTATCAACTGCCGATCTTAGATGCTGACTTGTATGCCAGAGAAGCAGTGGGACCGAACTCGACTGTATTTTCAGAAATTGTTGAGCGCTATGGTGTTGGCATTCTCTTGGCTCATGGCGAGCTAGATCGTCGGCGTTTAGGCAAGATCATCTTTAACAGCCCTTCGGAGCGGCTGTGGTTGGAACAGCGAATCCATCCTTATGTGCGCGATCGCATGGAGTCGCAGTTGCAAGCTCTACCTGCGGCAACTTATCCCACCGTGGTATTGGTGGTGCCTTTGCTGTTTGAAGCCCGTATGACCGATCTGGTCACTGAGGTGTGGGTGATTCGGTGTGGATCAGCTCAGCAGATTGAGCGCTTGTTGCAGCGAGATGCCAGAACTGCCCCAGAAGGCGATCGGCTGAGTCTGGAGCAGGTGCAGGCTAGAATCGACAGCCAAATGGCGATCGAGAAAAAAGTGGCTTGTGCCGATGTGGTGCTGGATAATGCCTCCACTTTAGATGATTTGCTCAGCCAAGTGGATCGGGCGATCGCGCAACCTAAGGCAAACGCAGACGTAGGCGCAAATGCTCCAAGCAAGCAGCTCAGAGAAAATCTAGAGTGTTAA
- a CDS encoding TldD/PmbA family protein yields MPTLLTDAKSLLSDLVARYRSQVDYLAIRLEEAEGTDILLRGDKIESLSEGISIGGQVRACHKGGWGFASFNRLSGLAERIEEAIAAARMVGDEETILAPITPIQDTCILPLTGQDPRHVSLDQKKNLCDYYAGLLRSVDPQITTISVRYGDSAQRILFATSEGTLIEQSWVDMEMRFAATARNGETVQTGRETTGSRRGYEDLLGLDAQVRSAAQRAVDALVLQPVKGGTYTVVIDPILSGLFVHEAFGHLSEADMAYENPDILEVMTLGRRFGSPELQIFDGAKPPGHRGSYFYDDEGTPATTTQLIQDGVLVGRLHSRETAGKLGEAPTGNARCLNYHYPPIVRMTNTWIERGKTPVADLFQDIKEGVYARNWLGGMTNGEMFTFTAGEAWMIRNGAIAEPVRDVTLSGNVFTTLADIEAIGDDFYWDESGGCGKGGQGGLPVGCGGPSLRLRNVVVGGEAVEDE; encoded by the coding sequence ATGCCGACCTTGCTCACAGATGCCAAAAGCTTACTTTCCGACTTGGTTGCTCGCTACCGTTCTCAGGTGGATTACCTGGCCATTCGCCTAGAAGAGGCCGAAGGCACCGACATCTTGTTGCGGGGAGACAAGATCGAAAGCTTAAGTGAGGGTATTTCGATTGGTGGACAAGTGAGAGCTTGTCACAAAGGCGGTTGGGGCTTTGCTAGCTTTAATCGACTTTCAGGACTGGCAGAGCGGATTGAAGAAGCGATCGCCGCTGCCCGGATGGTAGGAGATGAAGAAACTATCCTAGCGCCGATTACCCCCATTCAAGACACTTGCATCTTGCCGCTGACAGGCCAAGATCCACGCCACGTTTCTTTAGACCAAAAGAAAAATCTATGTGACTACTACGCAGGTCTTTTGCGCTCTGTTGATCCGCAAATTACGACGATTTCTGTGCGCTACGGAGACAGCGCTCAGCGCATCCTCTTTGCTACGTCCGAAGGCACCCTGATTGAACAGTCTTGGGTGGATATGGAGATGCGCTTTGCGGCTACAGCCCGTAATGGTGAAACTGTGCAAACTGGGCGGGAAACTACTGGTTCTCGGCGTGGCTACGAAGATTTGTTAGGGCTAGATGCTCAGGTTCGTAGTGCTGCTCAGAGGGCAGTAGATGCTTTGGTGCTGCAACCCGTCAAAGGTGGCACCTATACCGTTGTGATTGACCCAATTCTCTCAGGCTTATTTGTCCACGAAGCCTTTGGGCATCTATCTGAAGCCGACATGGCCTACGAAAATCCTGACATTTTGGAAGTCATGACCTTGGGGCGGCGGTTCGGTTCTCCAGAGCTACAAATTTTCGACGGAGCTAAGCCACCTGGACATCGGGGCAGCTACTTCTACGACGACGAAGGCACCCCAGCAACCACCACTCAATTGATTCAAGATGGTGTGTTGGTTGGGCGGTTGCACTCACGCGAAACGGCTGGCAAGTTAGGCGAAGCTCCCACAGGAAATGCCCGCTGTCTCAACTACCACTATCCCCCGATTGTCCGCATGACCAATACCTGGATTGAGCGCGGTAAAACACCCGTTGCTGACCTGTTTCAAGATATCAAAGAAGGCGTTTACGCTCGCAATTGGCTCGGTGGTATGACCAATGGAGAAATGTTTACGTTTACGGCAGGGGAAGCGTGGATGATTCGCAATGGCGCGATCGCGGAGCCTGTTAGAGATGTAACTCTTTCCGGTAACGTGTTTACAACGCTAGCCGATATTGAAGCGATCGGAGATGACTTTTACTGGGATGAGTCAGGTGGCTGCGGCAAAGGTGGCCAAGGTGGCTTACCTGTCGGTTGTGGCGGTCCTAGTCTGCGTTTACGTAATGTCGTAGTGGGTGGCGAAGCAGTAGAAGATGAGTAG
- a CDS encoding HAMP domain-containing histidine kinase — protein MPFQLPPASSSKELSKEVSEVPETTPALPVLPGDPLATEQFCLVLTSAFSLVMVLGEKATGEPAFSFSFDPEAVQSAWRSLRPRALLTSPHQVERLDALVAQFAPTAPDYKTVMQFSRLLLQHLPDPIDLEAEALDSSRLDTHTFKSETGHLVVEPFPELAMASATTKAMPSEAHAPADTMAEPKSNLDVELLQAIAHEVRTPLTTIRTLTRLLLKRKDLAPEVLKRLEIIDRECNEQIDRFGLIFRAVELETSAVKRPPVALASTSIDQVLQQSIPRWEKQASLRNLTLKVLLPQKMPMVVSDPTMLDQALTSLIERFTRNLPSGSHIQVQVMLAGSQLKLQLQSELQPQADPSTHTSHSARSALKSIGQLLMFQPETGSLSLSLGVTKNLFQALGGKLIVREKPQQGEVMTIFLPLEVSHL, from the coding sequence ATGCCTTTTCAACTGCCACCCGCCTCATCAAGTAAAGAGCTAAGTAAAGAGGTATCTGAGGTTCCGGAAACCACCCCTGCCTTGCCTGTGTTGCCTGGTGATCCTTTGGCGACAGAACAATTTTGTTTGGTTTTAACCTCAGCGTTTAGCTTAGTGATGGTGTTGGGGGAGAAGGCAACGGGGGAACCCGCTTTCAGTTTTTCTTTTGACCCAGAGGCGGTGCAAAGTGCTTGGCGATCGCTACGGCCCCGTGCTTTACTTACCAGCCCTCACCAAGTGGAACGCTTAGATGCTTTGGTAGCTCAGTTTGCGCCCACAGCCCCGGATTACAAAACGGTGATGCAGTTTAGTCGGCTGCTGCTGCAACATTTACCAGACCCGATCGATTTAGAGGCGGAAGCTTTAGATTCCTCCCGTCTAGATACTCACACCTTTAAATCGGAGACAGGTCATTTGGTTGTAGAGCCATTTCCTGAGTTGGCAATGGCCAGCGCTACAACTAAAGCGATGCCTTCAGAGGCTCATGCTCCTGCTGACACGATGGCCGAGCCGAAGAGTAATTTGGATGTGGAGTTGTTGCAGGCGATCGCTCATGAAGTACGGACGCCGCTGACAACAATCCGCACTTTGACTCGCTTATTGCTGAAGCGCAAAGACTTAGCGCCTGAGGTACTAAAGCGGTTAGAAATTATCGATCGCGAGTGTAACGAACAAATCGATCGCTTTGGCTTGATTTTCCGAGCAGTTGAGTTGGAAACGTCGGCGGTGAAGCGTCCGCCAGTGGCTTTGGCTTCGACTTCGATTGACCAGGTGTTGCAGCAAAGTATTCCACGTTGGGAAAAGCAAGCGAGTTTGCGGAATCTGACGCTGAAGGTGTTGCTGCCTCAGAAAATGCCGATGGTGGTGAGTGATCCAACGATGCTGGATCAAGCTCTGACCAGTTTAATTGAGCGGTTTACTCGGAATTTGCCCAGTGGTAGCCATATTCAGGTGCAGGTGATGTTGGCGGGGAGCCAGTTGAAGCTACAGTTGCAGTCTGAGTTGCAACCGCAGGCTGACCCATCCACTCATACGAGCCATTCGGCGCGATCGGCTTTGAAGTCGATTGGACAGTTACTGATGTTTCAGCCTGAGACGGGTAGCTTAAGTTTGAGTTTGGGTGTGACGAAGAATTTGTTTCAAGCTTTGGGGGGCAAGTTGATTGTGCGAGAGAAGCCTCAGCAAGGGGAGGTAATGACGATTTTCTTGCCTTTGGAAGTGAGTCATTTGTAG
- a CDS encoding histidine kinase, with protein MSSSITQDVSLYELALQSEESPVPLQVSPATLKSIVSSAIDVLIEQKLPATLWIKLPRDDVWQAEIKRYCEFAQVPHTLYLFKTSKDEALSATSAIANGQGEAYPNQDLLRNAEEVADFSAVSHSSSALVTFQLAAESQLKREYFLFFLSPQFSGLVLAHRPRSLRSGKADTAANPTAKTKAAEKATGEEEGLEKKQPLLACCSFNPTTLQQVFAGIKQAVTATQTLHSESAIAASQLVGSWDQLLQQGLAQPADPNLFSRFLTKQVQRQEEIWHRSTIYRKQAELAEALQVQNEELLNALRLKDEFLSTVGQELRTPLTNMKTALTLLNSPSLKPAQRQRYMQVLGTECDRQGSLIASLLDLVQLDREIENSTMQSVSLAEIVPGVVSTYQPLAQEKGIMLAYTVPEELPPVSCLSAWLKQIVINLLHNGIKFTPKAGQVWVRAKQQGDYIQLEFRDTGIGIPASEVPKIFDRFYRARHVAGEDPGGAGLGLTIVQQILLRCGGSVSVKSKLSEGSTFNVLLPIYRAPVEGGRMRDEG; from the coding sequence ATGAGCTCATCTATCACTCAAGACGTATCACTCTACGAACTTGCCCTCCAGTCTGAAGAGTCCCCCGTCCCTCTGCAAGTGAGCCCTGCGACTCTCAAATCTATTGTGAGTTCTGCGATTGACGTTCTGATCGAGCAGAAATTGCCAGCCACGCTTTGGATCAAGCTACCCCGTGATGACGTTTGGCAAGCCGAAATTAAGCGCTATTGCGAATTCGCTCAGGTACCCCACACCCTATATCTCTTCAAAACTTCTAAAGATGAAGCTCTGAGTGCCACTTCTGCGATCGCCAATGGGCAGGGGGAAGCATATCCTAACCAAGACTTGCTGAGAAATGCTGAGGAAGTCGCAGATTTTTCTGCTGTTTCCCACTCGTCTTCGGCCTTGGTTACCTTTCAGCTAGCCGCCGAAAGTCAGCTAAAACGAGAATATTTCTTATTTTTTCTATCCCCCCAATTTTCGGGTCTAGTCTTGGCTCATCGGCCTCGATCCTTGAGGTCCGGTAAAGCAGACACAGCAGCTAACCCTACCGCTAAAACTAAAGCTGCCGAAAAAGCAACTGGAGAAGAAGAGGGCTTAGAGAAAAAACAACCCCTCCTAGCCTGTTGCTCCTTTAACCCAACCACCCTGCAACAAGTTTTTGCAGGCATTAAGCAAGCCGTGACCGCGACTCAAACTCTGCATTCCGAGTCCGCGATCGCCGCCTCTCAACTAGTCGGTAGCTGGGACCAACTCTTGCAGCAAGGACTCGCTCAGCCAGCAGACCCCAATCTATTCAGCCGTTTCCTCACCAAACAAGTCCAACGCCAAGAAGAAATTTGGCATCGCTCCACAATCTACCGCAAGCAAGCCGAACTTGCTGAAGCGCTACAAGTCCAAAACGAAGAATTGCTTAACGCCTTGCGGCTCAAAGACGAATTTCTTAGCACCGTCGGTCAGGAACTACGCACCCCCCTGACCAACATGAAAACCGCCCTAACCCTGCTCAACTCCCCCAGCCTCAAGCCAGCCCAAAGACAACGCTACATGCAAGTCCTGGGTACAGAATGCGATCGCCAAGGCTCCTTAATTGCCAGCCTGCTCGACTTAGTGCAACTCGATCGCGAGATCGAAAACTCCACCATGCAATCCGTCTCGCTCGCCGAAATTGTGCCCGGAGTCGTCAGCACCTATCAGCCCCTAGCCCAAGAAAAAGGCATCATGCTAGCCTACACCGTGCCAGAAGAATTGCCCCCCGTCTCCTGCCTCAGCGCTTGGCTCAAACAAATTGTGATTAACCTGCTCCACAACGGCATCAAATTCACCCCCAAAGCAGGCCAAGTTTGGGTTCGAGCCAAACAGCAGGGAGACTACATCCAGCTAGAATTCCGCGACACAGGTATCGGCATCCCCGCCAGCGAAGTTCCCAAAATTTTCGATCGCTTCTACCGCGCCCGTCACGTCGCTGGAGAAGATCCCGGCGGCGCAGGCTTAGGCCTCACCATCGTCCAACAAATCCTCCTCCGTTGCGGCGGTTCCGTCTCAGTCAAAAGCAAACTCAGCGAAGGCTCCACCTTTAATGTTCTTTTGCCGATTTATAGAGCACCTGTGGAGGGAGGAAGGATGAGGGATGAGGGATGA
- a CDS encoding UDP-N-acetylmuramoyl-L-alanyl-D-glutamate--2,6-diaminopimelate ligase, whose product MKLRELLAAVPSVTQPSSHSALEFEVKGLTTNSLACQPGDLFIGMPGTRVDGGEFWPSAIASGAVAALVSSTAAQKRSHTEAEDACVIPAADMVQACAQVAAAFYDYPAQKLQLVGVTGTNGKTTTTHLIEFLLNQATSSTALFGTLYARWPGYQKTAAHTTPFAVDLQQNLAAAVAAGSEYGVMEVSSHALAQGRVLGCGFEVAVFTNLTQDHLDYHRDLEDYFAAKALLFSPGYLKGRAIINQDDAYGRRLIDQLPAEQVWSYSTQDPNADLWTSDLTYESNGVSGTLHTPKGAIAFRSPLVGQFNLANLLAAVGTALHLGLDLPTLVNALPQFSGVPGRMERVQINAKQDISVIVDYAHTPDSLENLLKAARPFIKERMICVFGCGGDRDRTKRPQMGKIAADLADLAIVTSDNPRTEDPERILQDILAGIPETVKPLVICDRAEAIRTAILEAKPGDGVLIAGKGHEDYQILGTEKIHFDDREQARAALELR is encoded by the coding sequence ATGAAACTACGAGAATTACTAGCAGCAGTACCAAGCGTTACCCAACCGTCTAGTCATTCCGCCTTGGAATTCGAAGTGAAAGGGTTAACCACCAACTCTCTCGCTTGCCAACCCGGAGATTTATTTATTGGTATGCCCGGAACCCGCGTCGATGGTGGTGAATTTTGGCCCAGCGCGATCGCCTCTGGTGCCGTAGCAGCCTTGGTTTCATCCACTGCCGCCCAAAAACGATCCCACACTGAAGCGGAAGATGCTTGTGTGATTCCTGCTGCCGATATGGTACAAGCTTGTGCCCAGGTAGCCGCCGCCTTCTACGACTACCCTGCCCAAAAACTACAGCTAGTCGGTGTCACAGGAACCAACGGCAAAACCACCACTACCCATCTGATCGAATTTCTACTCAATCAAGCCACTTCCTCCACGGCCTTATTCGGCACCCTCTATGCTCGCTGGCCTGGTTATCAAAAAACCGCAGCTCATACCACCCCATTTGCTGTTGATTTGCAACAAAACCTAGCAGCAGCAGTGGCAGCAGGCTCTGAATATGGCGTGATGGAAGTCAGCTCTCATGCACTGGCTCAAGGTCGAGTCCTAGGTTGTGGATTTGAAGTCGCCGTCTTCACCAATCTCACCCAAGACCACTTAGACTACCACCGCGACTTAGAAGATTACTTCGCCGCTAAAGCCCTTCTATTTAGCCCTGGCTACCTGAAGGGCCGAGCCATTATCAATCAAGATGATGCTTACGGGCGGCGCTTAATCGATCAGCTACCAGCAGAGCAAGTGTGGAGTTACAGCACCCAAGACCCCAATGCTGACCTTTGGACAAGTGACCTCACGTACGAATCGAACGGAGTCAGCGGTACACTGCACACTCCCAAAGGAGCGATCGCCTTCCGATCGCCTTTAGTCGGTCAATTTAACTTAGCCAATTTACTCGCTGCGGTTGGTACGGCGCTTCATCTGGGTCTAGACTTACCCACCCTTGTCAATGCTCTACCCCAGTTCTCCGGGGTGCCCGGACGGATGGAGCGAGTCCAAATCAACGCTAAGCAAGACATTAGCGTGATCGTGGACTATGCTCACACCCCAGACAGCTTAGAGAACTTACTTAAAGCCGCTCGGCCCTTTATTAAAGAGCGCATGATTTGCGTGTTCGGTTGTGGTGGCGATCGCGATCGCACCAAACGGCCTCAAATGGGCAAAATTGCCGCAGATCTCGCAGATCTCGCCATCGTCACCTCCGACAACCCCCGGACTGAAGATCCAGAGCGGATTTTGCAAGACATTCTGGCTGGGATTCCAGAAACCGTTAAGCCTCTGGTTATTTGCGATCGCGCCGAAGCTATTCGTACTGCCATTCTGGAAGCCAAACCTGGAGATGGGGTGCTAATTGCAGGTAAAGGCCACGAAGATTACCAAATCTTAGGCACCGAGAAAATTCACTTTGACGATCGCGAACAAGCTAGAGCCGCTTTAGAACTGCGGTAA
- a CDS encoding glutaredoxin family protein, which translates to MRLILYSKPGCHLCEGLQEKLAQIQNLKIDLEIRDITTRNDWFQAYQYEIPVLLRVNPQPTGAVEELLPRPSPRASVTQLEQMLQKYWLADQSK; encoded by the coding sequence ATGCGATTAATTTTGTACAGTAAACCTGGTTGCCACCTATGCGAAGGATTACAGGAAAAGCTAGCTCAAATTCAAAACTTAAAGATTGACCTAGAAATTCGCGACATTACCACCCGTAACGATTGGTTTCAGGCTTACCAGTACGAAATCCCTGTCCTTTTGCGAGTTAATCCCCAGCCCACAGGGGCCGTAGAAGAACTATTACCCCGTCCTTCACCCAGAGCCAGCGTCACCCAGTTGGAACAAATGCTACAGAAATATTGGTTAGCAGATCAGTCAAAATAG
- a CDS encoding exonuclease SbcCD subunit D, with protein sequence MGSGFSHGRVNPETGLNTRLEDFVATLGRCIDRAIAEPVDLLLFGGDAFPDATPPPIVQEVFATQFRRLVDAQIPTVLLVGNHDQHSQGQGGASLCIYRTLGVPGFVVGDRLETHLISTRNGPIQVVTLPWLTRSTLLTRPETEGLSMAEVNQLLIDRLRVALEGEVRRLDPEVPTVLLGHLMVDTAFFGAERFLAVGKGFTIPLALLARPCFDYVALGHVHRHQILCHEPPVVYPGSIERVDFSEEKEDKGFVLAEVERGATKLEFCALPVRAFRTIEVNVSEAEDPQAKLLKALKPELVANAVVRLIYQIRSEQLDEIDNAPLHAALHSAHSYTIQPELVSQLARPRLPELGVGSSIDPLAALKTYLANREDLQDIQSDLLQGAQSLLNTDEEKWLDEQPAIANHSGSSRALDGETQLRLL encoded by the coding sequence ATGGGTAGTGGGTTTTCCCACGGACGGGTTAATCCAGAAACGGGGTTGAATACTCGCCTGGAAGATTTTGTGGCGACGTTGGGGCGTTGTATTGATCGGGCGATCGCGGAGCCTGTGGATTTGCTGCTGTTTGGTGGAGATGCGTTTCCAGATGCGACACCGCCGCCGATTGTGCAAGAGGTGTTTGCGACTCAGTTTCGCCGTTTGGTGGACGCTCAAATTCCGACGGTGTTGCTGGTGGGCAACCATGATCAGCATTCCCAGGGGCAGGGTGGAGCCAGTTTGTGCATTTACCGGACGCTGGGGGTGCCTGGGTTTGTGGTGGGCGATCGCTTGGAAACTCACCTAATTTCTACTCGTAATGGCCCGATTCAGGTGGTGACTTTGCCTTGGCTGACACGCTCAACGTTGTTGACCCGCCCAGAGACGGAAGGGCTGTCGATGGCGGAGGTGAATCAGTTGTTGATCGATCGCCTGCGGGTGGCGTTAGAAGGGGAAGTACGCCGTCTTGATCCGGAGGTACCCACTGTGCTCTTGGGTCACTTGATGGTGGATACTGCTTTCTTTGGGGCGGAGCGGTTTCTCGCGGTGGGGAAGGGGTTTACAATTCCACTGGCGTTGTTGGCGCGGCCTTGCTTTGACTATGTAGCGCTGGGGCATGTGCATCGGCATCAAATCCTGTGTCATGAGCCGCCTGTGGTCTATCCCGGCAGTATTGAGCGGGTAGATTTCAGTGAGGAAAAGGAAGATAAGGGTTTTGTGTTGGCTGAGGTGGAGCGAGGAGCGACGAAGCTGGAGTTTTGTGCCTTGCCTGTACGAGCATTTCGCACGATTGAAGTGAATGTTTCGGAGGCGGAAGACCCCCAAGCAAAGCTACTAAAGGCACTGAAGCCAGAGTTAGTGGCGAATGCTGTGGTGCGGTTGATCTATCAAATTCGCTCTGAGCAACTAGACGAGATTGACAATGCGCCTTTGCATGCCGCTCTGCACAGTGCCCACAGTTATACGATTCAGCCAGAACTAGTCAGCCAGTTGGCTCGCCCTCGTTTACCAGAATTAGGAGTTGGCAGCAGCATCGATCCTTTAGCGGCTCTGAAAACTTACTTGGCCAATCGGGAAGATTTGCAAGATATTCAGAGCGATCTGCTGCAAGGGGCCCAAAGCTTACTAAACACTGACGAGGAAAAGTGGCTTGACGAACAGCCTGCGATCGCTAACCATTCAGGTTCCAGCCGAGCCCTAGATGGAGAAACCCAATTGCGCCTCCTTTGA